From Spiroplasma eriocheiris, the proteins below share one genomic window:
- a CDS encoding rhomboid family intramembrane serine protease produces MNSFDKEKLSLVDYFIKVEKYNVYKVKPRSNNNVYLYKVDNKQFQIIKIVDNFNNDPMHYQIDDEVVLSLREYLTKKFQRAKLNVLSIVLIANNSQQIRNDNGDVTLFVDNNNYQNKVAEFFPSLQQNDSGEEENLKNMSAEQILEDIKDPNSKLTKNLKQLSDKLSMNNLMVTWIFVVLLLVIPIIQVFFGNQLFQTQGLDADSVTLVYGGITRDLLVWSQQWWRLWTFPLFDSNIFLLILNIFILFNISRYNEAVLGRWKLTLIVIIGVPLAGLFLSATMPNTIFSGSFVVLAILWGALFSYNFGKEDLASLVSNQRTIIVPIWLIILPLITSNFPSYLVVFSGFFIGSALGFLFEFKIKKINLSILYPVFILMAVLIIGIVLLSIHRYSPPLNAPVVNALIVYWNAGLTSKGAIQDMLLNYYHYPRSEWPPGLQTTNTFFSNLFNLFGNRK; encoded by the coding sequence ATGAATAGTTTTGATAAAGAAAAATTATCATTAGTTGACTACTTTATAAAAGTTGAAAAGTACAATGTTTATAAGGTTAAACCGCGTAGTAATAATAATGTTTATTTATATAAAGTTGATAATAAGCAGTTTCAGATCATTAAAATTGTTGATAATTTTAACAATGATCCCATGCATTATCAAATTGATGATGAAGTTGTCCTTTCATTACGTGAGTATTTAACGAAAAAGTTTCAGCGTGCCAAATTGAATGTGTTATCAATTGTCTTAATTGCCAATAATTCTCAGCAAATCCGCAATGATAATGGTGATGTTACGTTATTTGTTGATAATAATAATTATCAAAATAAAGTAGCGGAATTCTTCCCTAGTTTACAACAAAATGATAGTGGGGAAGAAGAAAACTTAAAAAATATGTCCGCCGAGCAAATTTTAGAGGATATTAAAGACCCCAATAGTAAGTTAACAAAAAATTTAAAACAGTTAAGTGATAAATTAAGTATGAATAACTTAATGGTCACTTGAATTTTTGTCGTGTTATTATTAGTAATCCCAATTATTCAGGTATTCTTTGGTAACCAGCTTTTTCAAACTCAAGGTCTTGATGCTGATTCGGTAACCCTTGTGTATGGGGGAATCACTCGTGATTTACTCGTATGATCCCAACAGTGGTGACGGTTATGAACTTTTCCCTTGTTTGATAGTAATATCTTTTTATTAATTTTAAACATCTTTATTTTATTTAATATTTCTCGTTATAATGAAGCGGTCTTAGGGCGGTGAAAATTAACACTGATTGTTATTATTGGTGTTCCGTTAGCGGGATTATTCTTATCCGCAACAATGCCCAATACGATTTTTTCGGGTTCATTTGTGGTGTTAGCAATTTTGTGAGGGGCTTTATTTAGTTATAATTTTGGGAAAGAAGATTTAGCTTCCCTAGTTTCTAACCAGCGAACAATTATTGTTCCAATCTGGTTAATTATTTTACCGTTAATTACTAGCAATTTTCCCTCGTATTTAGTTGTTTTTAGTGGATTCTTTATTGGGAGTGCGCTAGGTTTCTTATTTGAATTTAAAATTAAAAAGATTAACCTGTCAATTTTATACCCAGTCTTTATTTTAATGGCCGTGTTAATTATTGGTATTGTGTTATTATCAATCCATCGTTATTCTCCTCCGTTAAATGCTCCCGTAGTTAATGCCTTAATTGTTTATTGAAATGCGGGGTTAACTTCAAAAGGAGCCATTCAGGATATGCTCCTAAATTATTACCACTATCCGCGTAGTGAATGACCACCAGGATTACAGACAACCAACACTTTCTTTTCTAATTTGTTTAATCTGTTTGGGAATCGAAAATAA
- a CDS encoding holo-ACP synthase, whose protein sequence is MMIKNVGIDIIKNKRIKVNDQFASKILAEKEFQYYSSIDSKTRKREYLAGRWAVKEALIKALEYNFPLNTVCIATGDDNKLKVTGLNLVENEFLNISLSHEEEYSVGIAILSEK, encoded by the coding sequence ATGATGATTAAAAATGTGGGGATCGATATTATTAAAAATAAACGTATTAAGGTTAATGATCAGTTTGCCAGTAAAATTTTAGCGGAAAAAGAATTTCAATATTATAGTAGTATTGATAGTAAAACACGCAAACGAGAATACTTAGCAGGAAGATGAGCGGTTAAAGAAGCTTTAATTAAGGCCTTAGAATATAATTTTCCACTTAATACTGTTTGTATTGCCACGGGCGATGACAATAAATTAAAAGTCACAGGGCTAAACTTAGTTGAAAATGAGTTTTTAAACATTTCCTTAAGTCATGAAGAAGAATATAGTGTTGGGATCGCAATTTTATCCGAAAAATAG
- a CDS encoding deoxycytidylate deaminase produces MHKRTDYLTWDEFFLSVAHVCAMRSKDPVTQVGSCVVNEIKQIIATGYNGLPRGLNDDEFPWDREGEYLETKYPYVAHAELNAILSAKVDLSGCKIYTTLFPCSGCTKIIIQAGITEVIYDNDKYDQTEDNQAAKLMLNKANVKFRAISPLEVIIKKPQVSK; encoded by the coding sequence ATGCACAAACGAACAGATTATTTAACTTGGGATGAATTCTTTTTAAGTGTTGCACATGTGTGCGCAATGCGTAGTAAAGATCCGGTAACCCAAGTCGGCAGTTGTGTAGTTAATGAGATTAAACAAATTATTGCAACCGGTTATAATGGTTTACCCCGCGGTTTAAATGATGATGAATTTCCGTGGGATCGTGAAGGAGAATATCTAGAAACCAAATATCCTTATGTGGCCCATGCGGAATTAAATGCTATTTTGAGTGCTAAGGTTGATTTAAGTGGTTGCAAAATCTATACCACCTTATTTCCTTGTTCGGGATGTACCAAAATTATTATCCAGGCGGGGATTACGGAAGTTATTTATGATAATGATAAATATGACCAAACTGAAGATAACCAGGCGGCAAAATTGATGCTTAACAAAGCAAATGTTAAATTCCGTGCGATTAGTCCCCTTGAAGTAATTATTAAAAAACCACAAGTTTCGAAATAA
- a CDS encoding cell division protein SepF, whose protein sequence is MGIFKKKRSTVVDQPANRIDFSENPHRDNNDLDYEKTNDNIETSNLNRVEFEEDGNPTSPNLPASFDNAEENSIIPTSFHDGARLADQLIKTRHLQVQLTNLSKEERIRLLDFLSGVMYALNGKVSKLANKTYEFVLQG, encoded by the coding sequence ATGGGAATTTTTAAAAAGAAACGTTCAACAGTGGTGGACCAGCCGGCCAACCGCATTGATTTTTCCGAAAACCCTCATCGGGATAATAATGATCTTGACTATGAAAAAACCAATGATAATATTGAAACTAGTAACCTTAACCGCGTTGAATTTGAAGAAGATGGTAACCCAACTTCTCCTAATCTCCCAGCAAGTTTTGATAATGCTGAAGAGAACAGCATTATTCCAACCAGTTTTCATGATGGGGCCCGCTTAGCGGACCAGTTAATTAAAACTCGTCATTTACAAGTCCAATTAACAAACCTTTCAAAAGAAGAACGGATCCGGTTACTAGATTTTTTAAGTGGGGTAATGTATGCTTTGAATGGAAAAGTTAGTAAGTTAGCAAATAAAACTTACGAATTTGTCTTGCAAGGTTAA
- a CDS encoding RluA family pseudouridine synthase yields MNNKEIISDQEMRIDKYLQQYFSNSSEPISRTKIQTLINNHQILVNNTIVTNNYQLKINDHIQILVPVGEDQPSAIKPQPMELSIIYEDEDLMVIDKPNNLVVHPAPGHYEGTLVNGLLALDRKWSTIGGAERPGIVHRIDRQTTGLLVVAKNDFAHQHLQEQIQQKTMHRQYLAIVHGVIAVDKAKITAPIGRDSNDRKKMNVTSKNSKNAITNIVVIQRFKDYTYIECNLETGRTHQIRVHLKYINHPVLGDPLYGYPEDKSIPFGQYLHAYQLVLTQPHTGEQLTFTSELPIEFRNKLAELAEKGTSYE; encoded by the coding sequence ATGAATAACAAAGAAATTATTAGTGACCAAGAAATGCGGATTGATAAATATTTACAACAATATTTTAGTAATAGTTCCGAACCAATATCGCGTACCAAAATTCAAACATTAATTAATAATCACCAAATTTTAGTTAATAACACTATTGTTACAAATAATTATCAGTTAAAAATTAATGATCACATTCAAATTTTAGTGCCAGTAGGAGAAGACCAGCCATCTGCAATTAAACCCCAACCAATGGAATTATCAATTATTTATGAAGATGAGGATTTAATGGTTATTGATAAACCCAATAATTTAGTTGTCCATCCAGCGCCAGGGCATTATGAAGGCACTTTGGTAAATGGTCTTTTGGCGTTAGATCGCAAATGGTCAACAATTGGGGGTGCTGAACGTCCGGGAATTGTCCATCGGATTGATCGCCAAACGACGGGGTTATTGGTGGTTGCCAAAAATGACTTTGCCCACCAACACTTACAAGAACAAATTCAGCAAAAAACAATGCATCGCCAGTATTTAGCAATTGTGCACGGAGTAATTGCGGTGGATAAAGCAAAAATAACTGCTCCGATTGGCCGTGACTCTAATGATCGTAAGAAAATGAATGTCACTAGTAAAAATTCTAAAAATGCAATTACAAATATTGTTGTAATTCAAAGATTTAAAGATTATACTTATATAGAATGTAATTTGGAAACTGGACGAACCCATCAAATTCGGGTGCACTTAAAATATATTAACCATCCAGTTCTCGGTGATCCGCTATATGGTTATCCTGAAGATAAAAGCATTCCGTTTGGGCAATATTTGCATGCTTACCAATTAGTTTTAACTCAACCCCATACGGGTGAACAGCTAACATTTACTTCTGAACTCCCTATCGAGTTTCGCAATAAACTAGCTGAGTTAGCAGAGAAAGGAACATCATATGAATAG
- the ileS gene encoding isoleucine--tRNA ligase, whose amino-acid sequence MNYKDTLLMPTTLFEMKANLNTKEPTIQQEWLATNLVNQILTKNKKHHQFILHDGPPYANGNLHVGHSLNKILKDFIVRYYTNKGYYAPWICGWDTHGLPIESAVVNSGVDRKATPPGEFREICQQYALNQINNQISQFSRLGLLTDFNDKYVTLDLDYEISQLELFKTMVEKNLVYRYLKPVYWSPTSESALAEAEIEYEDVTTPSIYVTFKVIKGNKHLAPNSKIIIWTTTPWTIPMNQLLAVGEKISYSVVKIDEQEYVVASDLLATVSATMGWTDFHVVKEISGKDLVGIETEHAWNSGLISKVVAGHHVTTDSGTGIVHIASGFGEDDYLIAKANGVEIYAPLDDQGKYTMEINDPSLVGVFYEDANKIIGQKLEQTGHLLKLKFIKHRQGIDWRTKKPIIYRATAQWFVSIEKLKPQLLKEIKKVNWNPEWAQKRMLDMIANRDDWCISRQRLWGVPIIAFYDENNNPQFSLELIDHVLKLFKQEQTTNIWFTWSADQLLPTAYQHKGWRKEQDIMDVWFDSGVSNLAVIKNRHLNYPVDVYLEGNDQFRGWFNSSLITAVIDNNHAPYKTVLSHGFVNDEKGRKMSKSLGNTISPLDIVDEYGSDILRMWVASVDYTDDVKIGPEIIKQCAESYRKIRNTLRFILTNLSDFNVDKDSTDQLAEVDLYTLHLTQQFKKKVDNAYEDYNFNNVYILINNFVINTLSKFYLDFIKDILYIEKAKAPRRCAVQTTLYHIYRTLIDVLKPLLPHTVEEAHRFINYDRKAPSVHLEAEHEVPVVVNDNLIVKWDKVLRLRDDVNKELEVQREAKAIKKSLACQLTIYLQPDYQELQDIEDLHQIFIVSEIIFTNNKEGLTSYPTSYLKVQEKVGHKCARCWMIVDKLSENNEICQRCFDVLYK is encoded by the coding sequence ATGAATTACAAAGATACTTTATTAATGCCAACAACATTATTTGAAATGAAAGCAAATTTAAACACTAAGGAACCAACCATCCAGCAGGAATGGTTAGCTACTAACCTTGTTAACCAAATTTTAACCAAAAATAAAAAACATCATCAATTTATTTTGCATGATGGTCCTCCTTATGCTAATGGAAATCTCCATGTTGGTCATAGTTTAAACAAAATTTTAAAAGATTTTATTGTGCGTTATTATACCAATAAAGGATACTATGCGCCCTGAATTTGTGGATGAGATACCCACGGATTGCCAATTGAAAGTGCAGTTGTTAATAGCGGCGTGGACCGGAAAGCAACCCCTCCTGGTGAATTTCGTGAAATTTGTCAGCAGTATGCCCTTAACCAAATTAATAATCAAATTAGCCAGTTTAGTCGTTTAGGATTACTAACAGATTTTAATGATAAATATGTTACCTTGGATTTGGACTATGAAATTAGTCAGTTAGAGTTATTTAAAACAATGGTTGAAAAAAATTTAGTTTATCGTTATTTAAAACCAGTGTATTGATCGCCCACATCGGAATCAGCACTTGCGGAAGCGGAAATTGAATATGAAGATGTGACCACTCCCTCAATTTATGTTACCTTTAAAGTTATTAAAGGTAACAAGCACTTAGCACCGAATAGTAAAATTATTATTTGAACAACAACTCCTTGAACAATTCCCATGAACCAATTATTAGCAGTTGGTGAGAAAATTTCTTATAGTGTAGTTAAGATCGATGAGCAAGAATATGTCGTTGCTAGTGATTTACTAGCAACGGTAAGTGCCACAATGGGATGGACTGATTTTCACGTGGTAAAAGAAATTAGTGGTAAAGATTTAGTTGGCATTGAAACTGAACATGCTTGGAATTCTGGCCTTATTTCAAAAGTTGTCGCTGGTCACCATGTAACAACCGACAGTGGAACCGGAATTGTTCATATTGCTTCTGGATTTGGCGAAGATGATTATCTAATTGCCAAAGCCAACGGAGTTGAAATTTATGCGCCCTTAGATGATCAGGGTAAATATACCATGGAGATTAATGACCCTAGTTTAGTTGGTGTCTTTTATGAAGATGCAAATAAAATTATCGGACAAAAATTAGAACAAACTGGGCATTTATTAAAGTTAAAATTTATTAAGCACCGGCAAGGAATTGACTGACGAACAAAAAAACCAATTATTTATCGCGCCACTGCCCAATGGTTTGTTTCAATTGAAAAATTAAAACCCCAATTATTGAAGGAAATTAAAAAAGTTAATTGAAATCCCGAATGAGCCCAAAAACGAATGTTGGATATGATTGCTAACCGGGATGACTGGTGTATTTCCCGTCAACGATTATGGGGAGTTCCAATTATTGCTTTTTATGATGAAAATAATAATCCACAATTTAGTTTAGAACTAATTGACCATGTTTTAAAATTATTTAAACAAGAACAAACAACTAATATTTGATTTACCTGGTCAGCAGATCAGTTATTACCAACTGCCTATCAACATAAGGGTTGACGAAAAGAACAAGATATTATGGATGTTTGATTTGATAGTGGGGTTAGCAACTTAGCAGTCATTAAAAATCGTCATCTTAATTATCCAGTTGATGTTTATTTAGAAGGAAATGACCAATTCCGTGGTTGATTCAACTCTTCGTTAATTACGGCGGTAATTGATAATAACCATGCTCCTTATAAAACAGTACTATCACATGGGTTTGTTAATGATGAAAAAGGCCGTAAAATGTCGAAATCGCTTGGAAATACAATTTCTCCGCTAGATATTGTTGATGAATATGGAAGTGACATTTTACGAATGTGAGTTGCCTCGGTTGACTACACAGATGATGTTAAAATTGGCCCTGAAATTATTAAACAATGTGCCGAATCATACCGAAAAATTCGTAATACCTTACGTTTTATTTTAACTAACCTAAGTGATTTTAATGTTGATAAAGATTCTACTGACCAGTTAGCCGAAGTTGATTTATATACTTTACATTTAACCCAACAATTTAAGAAAAAAGTTGATAATGCTTATGAAGATTATAATTTTAATAATGTTTATATTCTAATTAATAACTTTGTTATTAACACTTTATCAAAATTTTATTTAGATTTTATTAAGGATATTTTATATATTGAAAAAGCAAAAGCTCCCCGTCGGTGTGCCGTTCAAACAACTTTATACCATATTTATCGAACTTTAATTGATGTTTTAAAACCATTGCTTCCCCATACAGTTGAAGAAGCCCACCGTTTTATTAACTATGATCGCAAAGCACCATCAGTTCATTTAGAAGCGGAGCATGAAGTTCCCGTTGTTGTGAATGATAATTTAATTGTGAAATGAGATAAAGTTTTAAGACTGCGGGATGATGTTAATAAGGAGTTAGAAGTCCAACGGGAAGCCAAAGCAATTAAAAAATCATTAGCTTGTCAATTAACAATTTACTTACAACCAGACTACCAAGAATTGCAAGATATTGAAGATTTACATCAAATCTTTATTGTCAGTGAAATTATCTTTACTAATAATAAAGAGGGATTAACCTCATATCCAACTAGTTATTTGAAAGTTCAGGAAAAAGTTGGGCATAAATGTGCTCGTTGTTGGATGATTGTTGACAAATTATCGGAAAATAATGAAATTTGTCAAAGATGTTTTGATGTATTATATAAGTAA
- the lspA gene encoding signal peptidase II — MWERIKQFGIDLKEHFKTRDYRWKYKLVVCLPIFIGLLIIDIVTKQLAFKYLSHDEFAPAVKFIDGFINFKFVINRGIAFGANSDNLAGTITGAVFITLIAFSLFLYLNNKIATVGLIMITAGGFGNLIDRMWNDGGVVDFLAWELFPPYSIFNFADMCVTFGVVVLVIAIIVEIIRYYYIRHHQEEEEENE; from the coding sequence ATGTGAGAAAGAATTAAGCAGTTTGGAATTGATCTTAAAGAACATTTTAAAACACGAGATTATCGGTGAAAGTATAAACTAGTTGTCTGCTTGCCAATTTTTATTGGTTTATTAATCATTGATATTGTTACAAAACAACTTGCTTTTAAATATCTTTCCCATGACGAATTCGCTCCCGCGGTCAAGTTTATTGATGGTTTTATTAATTTTAAATTTGTTATTAACCGGGGAATTGCCTTCGGAGCGAACAGTGATAATTTGGCCGGGACCATTACCGGTGCTGTTTTTATTACTTTAATTGCTTTTAGTTTATTTTTATATTTGAATAACAAAATTGCTACGGTGGGATTAATTATGATCACAGCGGGTGGTTTTGGTAATTTAATTGACCGCATGTGAAATGATGGGGGTGTCGTTGATTTTCTGGCATGGGAATTATTCCCCCCCTATAGTATTTTCAATTTTGCAGATATGTGTGTGACATTTGGAGTCGTCGTGTTAGTAATTGCCATTATTGTTGAAATCATTCGCTACTATTATATTCGTCATCACCAAGAAGAAGAGGAAGAAAATGAATAA
- the rnhC gene encoding ribonuclease HIII: MTSCSFKKVNNKVIANIQAYYQPFQIANKDPNKVAVYFVNNITISIYHTKTVLFQGEHCEQEAKKFFQINNPQLTPPKTSLNYYEPNVIGNDEVGVGDVFGPLVVTSCFIDKNVIPQLKTLGIKDSKKLSDYQIMQIGGQLKKIIPYHSEIIDNQTYNDWYDQYQNSHVIKAIAHNNAIKHLIKKYHCHYRQIIIDQFVNEKKYYEYLAAQPEVINHNVIFVTKGEDKSLAVACSAIISRYLFLESIMKLEYQFQIALPLGASEQVKLLANAYKKQFKPTEYRQFMKIHFNLAKK, from the coding sequence ATGACAAGTTGTAGTTTTAAAAAAGTTAATAATAAAGTAATTGCTAACATACAAGCTTATTATCAACCATTTCAAATCGCTAATAAAGACCCCAATAAAGTGGCAGTATATTTCGTTAATAACATTACGATTAGTATTTACCACACAAAAACAGTTCTTTTTCAAGGTGAACATTGTGAACAAGAAGCTAAAAAGTTTTTTCAAATTAATAATCCTCAGTTAACCCCGCCTAAAACTAGTCTTAATTATTATGAACCAAATGTCATTGGTAATGATGAAGTTGGAGTTGGAGATGTTTTTGGTCCCTTAGTAGTAACTAGTTGCTTTATTGATAAGAATGTCATTCCGCAGCTAAAAACATTAGGAATTAAAGATAGTAAAAAACTAAGTGATTATCAAATTATGCAAATTGGGGGGCAACTAAAAAAAATCATCCCCTACCATAGTGAAATTATTGATAACCAAACTTATAATGATTGATATGATCAATATCAAAATTCCCATGTTATCAAAGCAATTGCCCATAATAATGCTATTAAACACTTAATTAAAAAATATCATTGTCATTACCGGCAAATTATTATTGATCAGTTTGTCAATGAAAAGAAATATTATGAATATTTAGCAGCCCAACCCGAAGTTATTAACCATAATGTTATTTTTGTTACTAAGGGTGAAGATAAATCGCTAGCTGTTGCTTGTAGTGCCATTATTAGTCGTTATTTGTTCTTAGAATCAATTATGAAGTTGGAGTATCAATTTCAAATTGCCTTACCATTAGGGGCAAGTGAGCAAGTTAAACTCCTTGCGAATGCTTATAAAAAACAATTTAAACCAACTGAATACCGCCAGTTTATGAAGATTCATTTTAACTTAGCAAAAAAATAA